A section of the Enterobacter sp. C2 genome encodes:
- the selA gene encoding L-seryl-tRNA(Sec) selenium transferase — protein sequence MTLEQRSLFSQIPATDRLLHADAFALLVDTFGHRRVVDTLRQLQEEARLAVRETQALPAWCADWAAATESRLTQHETRALRPVFNLTGTVLHTNLGRALQAEAAIDAVAEAMRTPVTLEYALDEAGRGHRDRGVADLLCRLTGAEDACIVNNNAAAVLLMLAALANGKEVVVSRGELVEIGGAFRIPDVMRQAGCMLHEVGTTNRTHAKDYREAVNENTALLMKVHTSNYAVTGFTKAVAEAELVQIGLPLNVPVVADLGSGSLIDLSQYGLPKEPMPQEMIAAGVSLVSFSGDKLPGGPQAGIIIGKRELIAKLQQHPLKRALRVDKMTLAALEATLRLYLHPEKLAERLPTLRLLTRSADEIRQQAERLQPALENHYAEFLVQVEACQSQIGSGSLPVDRLPSAALTFTPRDGRGSRLEALAAQWRALSQPVIGRVSDGRLWLDLRCLDDESRFLNRLLK from the coding sequence ATGACCCTTGAACAACGCTCACTTTTCAGCCAGATCCCGGCAACCGATCGTCTGCTGCACGCCGACGCGTTTGCTCTCTTAGTCGACACCTTCGGTCATCGCCGCGTCGTGGATACCCTGCGCCAGCTTCAGGAGGAGGCCCGCCTTGCGGTGCGCGAAACCCAGGCCCTGCCTGCCTGGTGCGCGGACTGGGCGGCGGCAACAGAGAGCCGTTTGACGCAGCATGAAACCCGCGCCCTGCGGCCGGTATTTAACCTCACCGGCACGGTGCTGCATACCAATCTCGGACGCGCGCTACAGGCGGAAGCCGCCATCGACGCGGTTGCCGAAGCGATGCGCACTCCGGTGACGCTGGAGTATGCCCTCGATGAAGCCGGGCGCGGTCATCGCGATCGCGGCGTCGCGGATCTGCTCTGCCGCCTCACCGGCGCAGAGGATGCCTGCATTGTGAATAACAACGCGGCGGCGGTGCTGCTGATGCTGGCCGCGCTGGCGAACGGCAAAGAGGTGGTGGTGTCGCGCGGCGAGCTGGTTGAGATTGGCGGCGCGTTCCGCATTCCGGATGTGATGCGCCAGGCGGGCTGCATGCTGCACGAGGTAGGCACTACTAACCGCACCCATGCCAAAGACTACCGTGAGGCGGTGAACGAGAATACGGCGCTGCTGATGAAGGTGCATACCAGCAACTATGCCGTCACTGGCTTCACTAAAGCGGTGGCGGAGGCGGAGCTGGTGCAGATCGGCCTGCCGCTGAACGTGCCGGTGGTGGCTGACCTGGGCAGCGGCTCGCTGATCGATCTCAGCCAGTACGGCCTGCCGAAAGAGCCGATGCCGCAGGAGATGATTGCTGCAGGCGTCAGCCTCGTGAGCTTCTCCGGCGATAAGCTACCCGGCGGCCCGCAGGCGGGGATCATCATCGGCAAGCGCGAGCTGATTGCGAAGCTCCAGCAGCACCCGCTGAAGCGCGCTCTGCGGGTGGATAAGATGACCCTCGCCGCGCTGGAGGCAACGCTCAGGCTCTATCTGCATCCGGAGAAGCTGGCCGAACGGCTGCCAACGCTGCGCCTGCTGACCCGCAGCGCGGACGAGATCCGCCAGCAGGCCGAGCGGCTGCAGCCCGCCCTGGAGAACCACTACGCTGAGTTTTTAGTTCAGGTTGAAGCCTGCCAGTCGCAAATCGGTAGCGGATCGCTGCCGGTAGACAGGTTGCCCAGCGCAGCGCTGACCTTTACTCCCCGCGACGGACGCGGCAGCCGCCTTGAAGCACTGGCGGCACAGTGGCGTGCCCTGTCGCAGCCGGTGATTGGCCGCGTCTCCGACGGTCGTCTGTGGCTCGATCTACGCTGCCTTGACGATGAATCCCGCTTTTTGAACAGGTTACTGAAATGA
- the selB gene encoding selenocysteine-specific translation elongation factor produces the protein MIIATAGHVDHGKTTLLEALTGINADRLPEEKKRGMTIDLGYAYWPQPDGRVPGFIDVPGHEKFLANMLAGVGGIDGALLVVACDDGVMAQTREHLAILQLTGNPALTVALTKADRVDEARIAEVEAEVHSVLAEYGYPQATLFTTAATQGLGIEALRAHLLALPEREQTDERRFRLAIDRAFSVKGAGLVVTGTALSGSVKVGDTLWLTGVNKPMRVRGLHAQNQPVEQAHAGQRIALNIAGDAEKEAISRGDWLLAEAPPEPVTRLIVALYTHAPLGQWQPLHIHHAASHVTGRVSLLDDNLAELVLDTPLWLADNDRLVLRDIAARATLAGARVVTLNPPRRGKRKAEYLAWIAALAEAGDDAGALAVHLTRGAVDLPSFAWERQLNAQGLAALTETPHMIQAGDSLISAAVAARWQRKILDTLATYHAQHRDEPGPGRERLRRMALPMENEALVLTLIERMRESGEIHSHHGWLHLPDHKAGFTAEQEAIWQKVATLFADEPWWVRDLAREVGADEQIMRSVLHQAAQQGLITAIVKDRYYRNDRIVAFANLIRTLDGERRSTCAADFRDRLNVGRKLAIQILEYFDRIGFTRRRGNDHLLRDALLFPAEPQA, from the coding sequence ATGATTATTGCAACCGCCGGGCACGTCGACCACGGCAAAACCACACTGCTGGAGGCGCTCACCGGCATCAACGCCGACCGGCTGCCGGAAGAGAAGAAGCGTGGCATGACTATCGATCTCGGCTACGCCTACTGGCCCCAGCCGGACGGGCGCGTGCCGGGCTTTATCGATGTGCCGGGCCATGAGAAGTTTCTCGCCAATATGCTGGCGGGCGTCGGCGGTATTGACGGCGCGCTGCTAGTGGTTGCCTGCGACGACGGCGTGATGGCTCAAACCCGGGAGCATCTGGCGATTTTACAGCTCACCGGCAACCCGGCGCTGACCGTGGCGCTGACCAAGGCCGATCGCGTGGACGAGGCGCGGATAGCCGAGGTTGAAGCCGAGGTGCATAGCGTGCTGGCAGAGTACGGCTATCCGCAAGCAACGCTGTTTACTACCGCCGCGACGCAGGGGCTGGGGATTGAGGCGCTGCGCGCGCACTTGCTGGCGCTGCCCGAGCGCGAGCAGACCGACGAGCGCCGCTTCCGCCTTGCCATCGATCGCGCCTTTAGCGTCAAGGGCGCGGGGCTGGTAGTGACCGGCACGGCACTCTCCGGTAGCGTAAAAGTGGGCGATACCCTGTGGCTCACCGGGGTGAACAAGCCAATGCGCGTGCGCGGCCTCCATGCGCAAAACCAGCCGGTAGAGCAGGCCCACGCCGGGCAGCGTATCGCCCTGAACATCGCGGGCGATGCGGAGAAAGAGGCTATCAGCCGCGGCGACTGGCTGCTGGCCGAGGCTCCTCCTGAGCCTGTGACACGACTGATCGTGGCGCTGTACACCCACGCGCCGCTGGGCCAATGGCAGCCGCTGCACATTCACCATGCCGCCAGCCACGTTACAGGCCGCGTCTCGCTGCTCGACGATAATCTTGCCGAGCTGGTGTTGGATACGCCGCTGTGGCTGGCGGATAACGATCGGCTGGTGCTGCGCGATATCGCTGCTCGCGCTACGTTAGCTGGGGCGAGGGTGGTCACGCTCAATCCGCCGCGCCGGGGCAAACGCAAGGCGGAGTACCTGGCGTGGATCGCTGCGCTGGCGGAAGCGGGTGACGATGCCGGTGCGCTGGCGGTGCACCTGACACGCGGCGCGGTAGATCTGCCGTCATTCGCGTGGGAGAGACAGCTTAACGCTCAGGGGCTGGCGGCGTTGACCGAGACTCCACACATGATTCAGGCGGGAGACAGTCTGATTAGCGCCGCGGTTGCCGCCCGCTGGCAGCGCAAGATCCTTGATACTCTGGCCACCTACCATGCCCAGCATCGGGACGAGCCGGGGCCAGGGCGCGAGCGTCTGCGCCGCATGGCCTTGCCGATGGAGAACGAGGCGCTGGTGCTGACGCTGATCGAGCGGATGCGGGAGAGCGGAGAGATCCACAGCCACCACGGCTGGCTGCACCTGCCGGATCATAAAGCGGGCTTCACCGCCGAGCAGGAGGCGATCTGGCAGAAAGTCGCCACGCTGTTTGCGGATGAGCCCTGGTGGGTGCGCGACCTTGCGCGGGAAGTAGGCGCAGACGAGCAGATCATGCGCAGCGTCCTGCACCAGGCGGCGCAGCAGGGACTGATCACGGCAATCGTAAAGGATCGCTACTACCGCAACGATCGCATTGTGGCCTTTGCGAACCTGATCCGCACCCTGGACGGCGAACGTAGATCAACCTGTGCCGCCGATTTCCGCGATCGGCTCAACGTCGGACGTAAGCTGGCGATTCAGATCCTCGAATATTTCGACCGCATCGGCTTTACCCGCCGACGCGGCAACGATCACCTGCTGCGCGACGCGCTGCTGTTCCCGGCGGAACCGCAGGCGTAA
- a CDS encoding ROK family protein, which yields MHYFIGFDVGGTHIKHGLIDEHGEELSSDEFDTPEDEASFKKAWKEVVETYQKDREIAGIGVSFPGHINVHTGKAAKAGALDFMDGANLHDLFSTLTDLPVVVENDANCAALGERWRGAGQAFENFVCITVGTGIGGGIIVNGELFRGVHFHAGEFGVIPVGNNGECMHEVASGSGLMKACRQALAVSAEELPHGKELFERMDSDVHLREAINEWALFLARGVYSVISMFDPEAVLIGGGISEQEKVYQLLDRHLETFEMWEALRVPIHPCKLGNQAGRLGAVWLAKQKFAPGE from the coding sequence ATGCACTACTTTATTGGTTTTGATGTCGGGGGAACCCACATCAAGCATGGCCTGATCGACGAGCATGGCGAAGAGCTCTCTTCGGATGAGTTTGATACACCCGAAGATGAAGCGTCGTTTAAAAAAGCGTGGAAAGAAGTCGTTGAAACATACCAAAAAGATCGTGAGATCGCCGGCATCGGCGTCAGCTTCCCTGGCCATATCAACGTGCATACCGGCAAAGCGGCAAAAGCAGGCGCGCTGGACTTTATGGATGGCGCAAACCTGCACGATCTCTTCTCGACCCTTACCGATCTGCCCGTAGTGGTGGAAAACGATGCCAACTGTGCGGCGCTCGGCGAGCGCTGGCGCGGGGCTGGACAGGCGTTCGAAAACTTCGTCTGCATCACCGTGGGGACGGGCATTGGCGGTGGGATCATCGTCAACGGTGAACTGTTCCGCGGCGTACACTTCCACGCCGGTGAGTTTGGCGTGATCCCGGTCGGCAACAACGGCGAGTGCATGCACGAGGTCGCCTCCGGCAGCGGACTGATGAAAGCCTGTCGCCAGGCGCTGGCGGTCTCTGCCGAGGAGCTGCCGCACGGTAAAGAGCTGTTCGAGCGTATGGACAGCGACGTCCACCTGCGCGAGGCCATTAACGAGTGGGCGCTGTTCCTGGCACGCGGAGTCTATAGCGTGATCTCCATGTTCGACCCCGAGGCGGTGCTGATTGGCGGCGGGATAAGCGAACAGGAGAAAGTTTACCAGCTGCTCGATCGTCATCTGGAGACCTTTGAGATGTGGGAGGCGCTGCGCGTGCCGATCCATCCCTGCAAGCTGGGTAACCAGGCGGGCAGACTGGGGGCGGTGTGGCTGGCGAAGCAGAAATTCGCGCCCGGTGAATAG
- the aldB gene encoding aldehyde dehydrogenase AldB, which yields MTNNPPGNRIQPGEYGYPLTLKARYENFIGGDWVPPAEGEYYQNLTPVTGQPLCEIASSSKRDIDLALDAAHKAKDKWAHTSVQDRAAILLKIADRMEQNLELLATAETWDNGKPIRETSGADVPLAIDHFRYFASCIRAQEGGISEVDSETVAYHFREPLGVVGQIIPWNFPLLMASWKMAPALAAGNCIVLKPARLTPLSVLLLMEIIGDLLPPGVINVVNGAGGEIGEYLATSKRIAKVAFTGSTEVGQQIMQYATQNIIPVTLELGGKSPNIFFADVMDEEDAFFDKALEGFALFAFNQGEVCTCPSRALVQESIYERFMERAIRRVESIRSGNPLDTVTQMGAQVSQGQMETILNYIDIGKNEGADVLTGGRRKLLEGELKEGYYLEPTILFGQNNMRVFQEEIFGPVLAVTTFKTVEEALELANDTQYGLGAGVWSRNGTLAYKMGRGIQAGRVWTNCYHAYPAHAAFGGYKQSGIGRETHKMMLDHYQQTKCLLVSYSDKPLGLF from the coding sequence ATGACAAACAATCCCCCCGGCAACCGCATCCAGCCTGGCGAATACGGTTATCCTCTTACCTTAAAAGCGCGTTATGAAAACTTTATCGGCGGCGACTGGGTTCCACCCGCTGAGGGCGAGTATTACCAGAACCTGACCCCGGTCACCGGGCAACCGCTGTGTGAAATCGCCAGCTCAAGCAAGCGTGATATCGATCTGGCGCTGGACGCGGCCCACAAGGCAAAAGATAAGTGGGCGCATACCTCCGTGCAGGATCGGGCAGCCATTTTACTGAAGATAGCCGATCGCATGGAGCAGAACCTGGAGCTGCTGGCGACCGCCGAAACCTGGGATAACGGCAAGCCGATCCGTGAAACCAGCGGGGCCGACGTGCCGCTGGCGATTGACCATTTCCGCTATTTCGCCTCCTGTATTCGTGCTCAGGAGGGTGGCATCAGCGAGGTAGACAGCGAGACGGTGGCCTACCACTTCCGCGAGCCGCTGGGCGTGGTCGGGCAGATTATCCCATGGAACTTCCCGCTGCTAATGGCGAGCTGGAAGATGGCACCTGCGCTCGCCGCCGGGAACTGCATCGTTTTAAAACCCGCGCGCCTGACGCCGCTCTCTGTGCTGCTGCTGATGGAGATTATCGGCGATCTGCTGCCGCCGGGGGTGATAAACGTGGTCAACGGCGCGGGAGGCGAGATTGGTGAGTACCTTGCCACCTCGAAGCGCATCGCCAAGGTGGCCTTTACCGGCTCTACCGAAGTGGGCCAGCAGATCATGCAGTACGCGACCCAGAACATTATTCCGGTCACCCTCGAGCTGGGCGGCAAGTCACCGAACATCTTCTTTGCCGACGTGATGGACGAGGAAGATGCCTTCTTCGACAAGGCGCTGGAGGGTTTTGCTCTGTTTGCCTTTAACCAGGGCGAAGTCTGTACCTGTCCGAGCCGGGCGCTGGTGCAGGAGTCGATCTACGAGCGCTTTATGGAGCGCGCCATCCGCCGGGTAGAGAGCATTCGCAGCGGTAACCCACTGGATACCGTAACTCAGATGGGCGCGCAGGTCTCCCAGGGGCAGATGGAGACCATCCTGAACTATATCGACATTGGTAAAAACGAGGGAGCGGACGTGCTCACCGGCGGGCGACGCAAGCTGCTGGAGGGCGAGCTGAAAGAGGGCTACTACCTTGAGCCGACCATTCTCTTTGGGCAGAACAACATGCGTGTCTTCCAGGAGGAGATCTTTGGCCCGGTGCTCGCCGTGACTACCTTTAAAACCGTGGAAGAGGCGCTGGAGCTGGCCAACGATACCCAGTACGGGCTGGGGGCGGGCGTCTGGAGCCGCAACGGCACTCTGGCCTATAAGATGGGGCGCGGTATCCAGGCCGGGCGCGTCTGGACCAACTGCTACCACGCCTATCCTGCCCACGCGGCGTTCGGCGGCTACAAGCAGTCCGGCATCGGGCGCGAAACCCACAAGATGATGCTGGATCACTACCAGCAGACCAAGTGCCTGCTGGTGAGCTACTCCGACAAACCGCTCGGGCTGTTCTGA
- a CDS encoding type II toxin-antitoxin system HicA family toxin → MKSQDVVTILKRHGWMLVRVRGSHHQFCHPMRTGLVTVPHPRKDIKPGTLAQIWRQAGLKL, encoded by the coding sequence GTGAAGAGCCAGGATGTCGTTACAATTTTGAAAAGACATGGCTGGATGCTGGTTAGAGTCAGAGGGAGCCATCATCAGTTTTGTCATCCAATGCGTACCGGACTTGTGACGGTTCCGCATCCGCGAAAAGACATTAAGCCGGGTACGCTGGCACAGATTTGGCGTCAGGCTGGTTTAAAACTTTAA
- a CDS encoding type II toxin-antitoxin system HicB family antitoxin — protein MFYPAYIHADADGSASGFFPDVPGCFFAGDTLDDAFQDAKEALTVHFELICEIGETLPGPGSIEAHLKSHPADFTDGQWLLVDININQFDGRAERINITLPKRLLTKIDHFVREHPDYSNRSAFLAEAARRVLPGR, from the coding sequence ATGTTTTATCCGGCTTATATTCATGCCGATGCTGACGGTAGCGCCAGTGGTTTCTTTCCGGATGTGCCGGGCTGTTTCTTTGCTGGCGATACGTTAGATGATGCCTTTCAGGATGCGAAAGAGGCCTTAACAGTACATTTTGAGTTAATTTGTGAAATCGGGGAGACGCTCCCGGGTCCCGGATCGATAGAAGCACATCTGAAAAGTCATCCTGCTGATTTTACAGACGGGCAATGGTTACTGGTTGATATTAATATCAACCAGTTTGATGGCCGTGCAGAACGAATCAATATTACGTTGCCAAAGCGATTGCTAACGAAAATTGACCATTTTGTTCGTGAGCATCCCGACTACAGCAACCGAAGCGCCTTTCTGGCTGAGGCTGCCAGACGCGTGCTGCCAGGCCGCTGA
- the avtA gene encoding valine--pyruvate transaminase, which translates to MTFSLFGDKFTRHSGITRLMEDLNDGLRTPGAIMLGGGNPAQIPEMTDYFQKLLAEMLASGKATDALCNYDGPQGKSELLVALADMLRTTLGWDIAPQNIALTNGSQSAFFYLFNLFAGRRADGTTRKVLFPLAPEYIGYADSGLEEDLFVSARPNIELLPGGQFKYHVDFEHLHIGEETGMICVSRPTNPTGNVITDEELIKLDALANQHGIPLVIDNAYGVPFPGIIFSEARPLWNPNTILCMSLSKLGLPGSRCGIIIANEQTISAIRNMNGIISLAPGGIGPAMMCEMIKRNDLLRLSETVIKPFYYQRVQETMATLRRYLPEERCLIHKPEGAIFLWLWFKDLPITTELLYQRLKKRGVLMVPGDYFFPGLDKPWPHTHQCMRMNYVPDPEKIEAGVKILAEEVEIAWQERAN; encoded by the coding sequence ATGACATTTTCACTTTTCGGCGACAAATTTACCCGCCACTCAGGCATCACGCGCCTGATGGAGGATCTCAACGACGGCCTGCGCACGCCCGGTGCGATTATGTTAGGCGGCGGCAACCCGGCGCAGATCCCGGAGATGACCGACTACTTCCAGAAGCTGCTGGCGGAGATGCTTGCCTCTGGCAAAGCCACTGATGCGCTGTGCAATTATGACGGTCCGCAGGGGAAGTCCGAGCTGCTGGTCGCGCTGGCGGATATGCTGCGCACTACGCTAGGTTGGGATATTGCGCCACAGAATATTGCACTGACTAACGGCAGCCAGAGCGCGTTTTTCTACTTGTTCAATCTGTTTGCTGGCCGCCGTGCCGATGGAACCACCAGAAAGGTGCTGTTCCCGCTGGCCCCGGAGTATATCGGCTATGCGGATTCCGGGCTGGAGGAGGATCTTTTTGTCTCTGCTCGCCCGAATATTGAGCTGCTGCCGGGCGGTCAGTTTAAGTATCACGTCGACTTTGAGCATCTGCACATTGGCGAAGAGACCGGCATGATCTGCGTCTCCCGGCCGACCAACCCAACCGGCAACGTTATTACTGACGAGGAGCTGATCAAGCTGGACGCCCTGGCGAACCAGCACGGCATCCCGCTGGTGATCGATAACGCCTACGGCGTGCCCTTCCCGGGGATTATCTTCAGCGAGGCGCGCCCGCTGTGGAACCCGAACACCATTCTCTGCATGAGCCTCTCCAAGCTGGGCCTGCCCGGCAGCCGCTGCGGCATTATTATTGCTAATGAGCAGACCATCTCGGCGATCCGCAACATGAACGGCATTATCAGTCTGGCCCCCGGCGGGATTGGCCCGGCAATGATGTGCGAGATGATCAAACGCAACGACCTGCTGCGCCTGTCGGAGACGGTGATCAAGCCGTTCTACTACCAGCGGGTGCAGGAGACGATGGCCACGCTGCGTCGCTATCTGCCGGAGGAGCGCTGTCTTATTCACAAGCCCGAGGGGGCTATCTTCCTCTGGCTGTGGTTTAAAGACCTGCCGATCACTACCGAACTGCTCTATCAGCGTCTGAAGAAACGCGGCGTGCTGATGGTGCCCGGCGACTACTTCTTCCCAGGTCTCGACAAGCCCTGGCCGCACACCCACCAGTGCATGCGCATGAACTACGTGCCGGACCCGGAAAAAATCGAAGCCGGGGTGAAAATTCTCGCCGAAGAGGTAGAGATTGCCTGGCAGGAGCGAGCTAATTAG
- a CDS encoding alpha-amylase — MQRCALALLLLPITAWSEWTAPGFPAFSATGSGVYHSEATFKKGTTPLTLKSDNACWQPATAPKLNQMLSLQPCTGDAPQWRIFRDGDYALQIDTRSGTPTLMLTVAAPPEAEASAATVRQCPVWNGTPLTVDVSKTFAEGSQVRDFYSQQVATVSEGKITLQPDANSGGLLLLEQADAPADAPFNWHNATVYFVLTDRFVNGDPANDNSYGRHKDGMQEIATFHGGDLKGLASKLDYLAGLGVNALWVSAPFEQIHGWVGGGTKGDFPHYAYHGYYTLDWTTLDANMGSEADLRALVDGAHQRGIRVLLDVVMNHTGYATLADMQTYQFGALYLQGEERQKLLGERWTDWKPAAGQNWHSFNDYINFSDKAAWERWWGKNWIRTDIGDYDSPGFDDLTMSLAFLPDIKTESTAPSGLPVFYQHKPDTRAKEIPGFTPRDYLAHWLSQWVGEYGIDGFRVDTAKHVEMVAWQQLKSEATAALAEWKQANPDKKRDDNPFWMTGEAWGHGVMQSEYYRHGFDAMINFDYQEQAAKASDCLANIVPIWQQMADKLQDFNVLSYLSSHDTRLFREGGQRAAELLLLAPGAVQIFYGDESARPFGPTGSDPLQGTRSDMNWQDVSGQSAATVAHWQKLGQFRARHPAVGAGKQSSLELAQGSGFMRENGTDKIIVVWAGKQN, encoded by the coding sequence ATGCAACGCTGTGCCCTTGCGCTTTTACTGCTGCCCATCACCGCCTGGTCCGAATGGACCGCGCCCGGCTTTCCCGCGTTCAGCGCTACCGGCAGTGGGGTTTATCACAGTGAGGCCACGTTCAAAAAGGGTACCACTCCGCTCACCTTAAAAAGTGACAATGCGTGCTGGCAGCCTGCCACTGCCCCTAAGCTCAACCAGATGCTATCGCTTCAGCCCTGCACCGGTGACGCGCCGCAGTGGCGCATCTTTCGCGACGGCGACTACGCGCTACAGATAGATACCCGCTCGGGTACGCCAACGCTGATGCTGACGGTAGCCGCCCCGCCCGAGGCGGAGGCCAGCGCCGCTACCGTGCGCCAGTGCCCGGTGTGGAACGGCACGCCGTTGACGGTGGACGTCAGCAAAACCTTTGCCGAAGGCAGCCAGGTGCGTGACTTTTATAGCCAGCAGGTGGCCACGGTGAGCGAAGGGAAAATCACGCTCCAACCCGATGCTAACAGCGGCGGTCTGCTGCTGCTTGAGCAGGCCGATGCGCCTGCGGATGCGCCGTTTAACTGGCACAACGCCACCGTCTACTTCGTTCTTACCGACCGTTTCGTCAACGGCGATCCGGCCAACGACAACAGCTATGGCCGCCATAAGGACGGTATGCAGGAGATCGCTACTTTTCATGGCGGCGATCTGAAGGGGCTAGCCAGCAAGCTGGACTACCTCGCCGGGCTGGGGGTTAACGCGCTGTGGGTCAGCGCACCCTTTGAGCAGATCCACGGCTGGGTAGGCGGCGGCACCAAAGGCGACTTCCCGCACTATGCCTACCATGGCTACTACACCCTGGACTGGACGACGTTGGATGCCAACATGGGCAGTGAGGCAGATCTGCGCGCGCTAGTCGACGGCGCGCACCAGCGCGGCATTCGCGTACTGCTGGACGTGGTAATGAACCATACCGGCTATGCCACGCTGGCGGATATGCAGACCTACCAGTTCGGCGCGCTCTATTTGCAGGGTGAGGAGCGACAGAAGCTCCTCGGTGAAAGGTGGACGGACTGGAAACCCGCCGCCGGACAAAACTGGCACAGCTTTAATGACTACATTAACTTTAGCGATAAAGCGGCGTGGGAGAGGTGGTGGGGCAAGAACTGGATCCGCACCGACATCGGCGACTACGACAGCCCTGGCTTTGACGATCTCACCATGTCTCTCGCATTCTTACCGGATATCAAAACTGAATCCACTGCCCCGTCTGGCCTGCCGGTTTTCTATCAACATAAGCCCGACACGCGGGCCAAAGAGATCCCCGGCTTTACGCCGCGCGACTACCTGGCCCACTGGCTAAGCCAGTGGGTAGGCGAGTATGGCATCGACGGTTTCCGGGTAGATACCGCTAAGCATGTTGAGATGGTCGCGTGGCAGCAGCTTAAGTCCGAGGCAACGGCGGCCCTGGCAGAGTGGAAGCAGGCGAACCCGGATAAAAAACGCGACGATAACCCGTTCTGGATGACCGGTGAGGCCTGGGGTCACGGCGTGATGCAGAGCGAATACTATCGCCATGGCTTCGATGCGATGATCAACTTTGATTATCAGGAGCAGGCGGCCAAAGCCAGCGATTGTCTGGCAAATATAGTGCCGATTTGGCAGCAGATGGCCGACAAACTGCAGGATTTTAACGTGCTGAGCTACCTCTCCTCTCACGATACCCGCCTGTTCCGCGAAGGTGGGCAGCGGGCCGCCGAGCTGCTACTGCTGGCCCCCGGTGCGGTACAGATCTTCTATGGCGATGAGTCGGCAAGACCTTTCGGCCCCACCGGCTCCGATCCGCTGCAGGGCACCCGCTCGGATATGAACTGGCAGGATGTAAGCGGTCAGTCAGCGGCAACCGTGGCGCACTGGCAGAAGCTCGGGCAGTTCCGCGCGCGTCACCCTGCCGTGGGGGCAGGTAAACAGTCTTCGCTGGAGCTGGCCCAGGGCAGCGGATTTATGCGTGAAAATGGCACAGATAAAATCATAGTGGTGTGGGCAGGAAAACAGAATTAA
- a CDS encoding protein bax, whose product MISTPIRRYGAAILMLLTAAFSGEVIAKTHAQTTSYKAHTSSHKHSKTLSSSKKVSSKTISSKKVSSKKVSSTLASSKQEYSRNSAKSSSLPDLRKYPSGTPRKKAFLRTVMPYITSQNAAITAERNWLVSKQYDNRWSPTERARLKDIAKRYKVSWSGNTRRIPWNTLLDRVDIIPDSMVATMAAAESGWGTSKLARSNNNLFGMKCAKGRCNNGPGTVKGYSQFDSVKESVSAYAANLNTHPAYASFRKSRAQLRKADQEVTASTMIHKLSGYSTQGQRYNNYLFAMYQDNQRLIAAHM is encoded by the coding sequence ATGATATCGACTCCCATTCGACGATATGGGGCTGCGATACTCATGTTACTCACCGCGGCATTTTCAGGTGAGGTGATTGCGAAAACGCACGCACAGACAACGAGTTACAAAGCCCACACAAGCAGCCATAAGCACAGTAAAACGTTAAGCAGTAGTAAAAAGGTTAGCAGTAAAACGATTAGCAGTAAAAAAGTTAGCAGTAAAAAAGTTAGTAGTACGCTGGCAAGCAGTAAACAAGAGTATTCTCGCAATAGTGCAAAGAGCAGTTCACTTCCTGATTTGCGAAAATACCCTTCCGGAACACCAAGGAAAAAGGCGTTTCTCCGGACGGTTATGCCCTACATCACTAGCCAAAATGCTGCGATTACCGCTGAGCGCAACTGGCTGGTCTCTAAACAGTACGACAATCGCTGGTCGCCGACCGAGCGTGCGCGTCTGAAAGACATTGCTAAGCGTTACAAGGTGAGCTGGTCGGGTAACACCCGCCGCATCCCATGGAATACGCTGCTGGATCGCGTCGACATTATCCCTGACAGCATGGTTGCCACTATGGCGGCGGCCGAAAGCGGCTGGGGAACGTCGAAGCTCGCGCGCAGCAACAACAACCTGTTCGGCATGAAGTGTGCGAAAGGCCGCTGTAACAACGGCCCCGGCACGGTGAAAGGGTACTCTCAGTTTGACTCTGTGAAAGAGTCAGTGAGCGCCTACGCGGCTAACCTCAACACCCACCCGGCGTATGCATCATTCCGTAAATCCCGTGCGCAGCTGCGTAAAGCGGATCAGGAAGTGACGGCCAGCACCATGATCCACAAGCTCAGCGGCTATTCGACGCAGGGCCAGCGCTATAACAACTACCTGTTTGCCATGTATCAGGACAACCAGCGGTTGATTGCAGCGCATATGTAA